In a single window of the Candidatus Eisenbacteria bacterium genome:
- a CDS encoding amidophosphoribosyltransferase: MNAGWEDKCGVIGVSGVEKAAELAFFGLYALQHRGQEGAGIVSFHEERHYSVRGMGLVSDVFDRESLAGLPGNMAVGHNRYSTTGSCRPENQQPLLAHFRGGVLALAHNGNLVNAWQLRQSLEEEGAIFQTSMDTEVIVHLVARSRSEAFVDRVREALRSVRGAYSLVLSDGRRLIAARDPHGFRPLCLGRLDGGLVVASESCALDLIGAEYDREIAPGEMLVIEDGRVRSIDLNGDPEPRHCIFEYIYFSRPDSIIFGHPVDPVRRRLGHVLAEEHPAEADIAIGVPDSSNMAALGYAERAGIRFEMGLIRNHYVGRTFIQPTQHLRDLRVRVKFNTVRDVLEGKRVAVVDDSIVRGTTMRKLVKMIRRAGAAAVHLRISSPPIRFPCFYGIDTPTRGELIAATHTVEKIGRYLAVDSVGYLSLEGLLRAVPEGLGYCAACFDGRYPIPFDENQRKEILEKYC; encoded by the coding sequence GTGAACGCCGGCTGGGAAGACAAGTGCGGCGTCATCGGGGTTTCCGGCGTGGAGAAAGCGGCGGAACTCGCCTTCTTCGGTCTTTACGCGCTCCAGCACAGGGGACAGGAGGGAGCGGGGATCGTCAGCTTTCACGAAGAGCGGCATTACTCCGTGCGCGGTATGGGTCTCGTCTCGGACGTCTTTGATCGGGAGAGCCTGGCCGGTCTTCCGGGAAACATGGCGGTCGGCCACAACCGCTACTCCACCACCGGTTCCTGCCGCCCCGAAAACCAGCAGCCTCTGTTGGCGCACTTCCGGGGGGGCGTTCTCGCTCTCGCCCATAACGGCAACCTGGTGAACGCTTGGCAACTGCGTCAATCGCTGGAGGAAGAGGGGGCGATTTTTCAAACCTCAATGGACACCGAGGTGATCGTTCATCTCGTCGCCCGATCTCGGAGCGAGGCGTTCGTGGACCGTGTCCGGGAAGCGCTCCGAAGCGTCCGGGGCGCCTACTCGCTCGTGCTCTCCGATGGTCGCCGCCTGATCGCCGCGCGCGACCCGCACGGGTTCCGCCCCCTCTGTCTCGGCCGTCTCGACGGGGGGCTGGTCGTCGCCTCCGAGTCCTGCGCCCTCGATCTCATCGGCGCCGAATACGACCGGGAGATCGCCCCGGGCGAAATGCTCGTGATCGAGGACGGACGGGTCCGCTCCATCGACCTGAACGGCGATCCCGAGCCGCGGCATTGCATCTTCGAGTACATCTACTTCTCCCGTCCCGACTCGATCATCTTCGGGCACCCCGTCGACCCGGTTCGGCGACGCCTCGGCCATGTGCTCGCCGAAGAGCACCCCGCCGAGGCAGACATCGCGATCGGAGTCCCCGACTCCTCCAACATGGCCGCTCTCGGTTACGCCGAGCGCGCCGGGATCCGCTTCGAGATGGGATTGATCCGAAACCACTACGTGGGACGGACGTTTATCCAACCGACCCAGCATCTCCGGGATCTCCGCGTGCGGGTGAAGTTCAACACCGTGCGGGACGTGCTGGAGGGGAAACGCGTGGCGGTCGTGGACGACTCGATCGTGCGGGGGACCACCATGCGGAAGCTGGTGAAGATGATCCGCCGCGCCGGCGCGGCGGCGGTACATCTCCGGATCAGCTCCCCGCCGATCCGCTTCCCCTGCTTCTACGGCATCGACACCCCGACGCGAGGGGAACTGATCGCCGCCACCCACACGGTGGAGAAGATCGGCCGTTATCTCGCCGTGGACAGCGTCGGCTACCTCTCTCTCGAAGGGTTGCTCCGGGCCGTTCCCGAGGGGCTCGGCTACTGCGCCGCCTGCTTCGACGGCCGCTACCCGATTCCTTTCGACGAAAACCAGCGCAAGGAGATTCTGGAAAAATACTGCTGA
- the purL gene encoding phosphoribosylformylglycinamidine synthase subunit PurL, with the protein MSGRVWRQVIALTPDERRRVAVLLGREPTPVELQIFDLLWSEHCSYKSSRNALKTLPVEGPTVLLGPGEDAGILRFTEWEGRRYGIVVAHESHNHPSQVVPMEGAATGIGGVVRDVICMGAEVIGVLDPLRFGDPEGRHSHRSRDIARGVVKGIAGYANPLGVPNLGGDLCFDACYDDNCLVNVVAVGLVEEDRVLPSAVPAAGRKGDYRFVLVGKPTDGSGYGGATLASAVLEEEPGEEQKGAVQVPDPFLKRVLNVALGDLFRRAAERGIALGCKDLGAGGLSCVASEMADKSGMGVEIDLDRLPLAEPVPDYVAAVAETQERYGLAVPAGFVEETLRLFNEEYELPSIYRGARAAEIGRFTAERAMRILRGEKTVCDAPVESITCPVLLDREARPAPAPPEGVFSWDGDAAEALLAMLASPNGGSAEPLFRSYDTEVQGRAVIRPGEADASVILPIPGCPVGLAATVDGNPWYGRLDPRAAGALAVAEGARNLAAVGARPLGMTDCLNYGNPEDPEVYHQFLEGVRGIREGAEGIGLAEDPASPIPIVSGNVSFYNESSRGNAVAPSPILCILGIVHDASRAVTMGLKRGESRLILFGERYDDLGGSLFARVVAGSLGGRPPLFRSDEERPAIHLMSALAGEGRIRAAHDIGQGGFLVALAEMLSAARDSEIGARIDADLFGSEVSLAARLFGESAGFLLEVDAAEAPAILERATRAGIPAFGIGGTDRSGRLRVDRAGAAAVDLRAGRIRETRREALASLFPGV; encoded by the coding sequence ATGAGCGGGCGGGTTTGGCGGCAGGTCATCGCGCTGACCCCCGATGAGAGGCGGCGGGTTGCGGTACTCCTCGGCCGCGAACCCACGCCGGTCGAGCTGCAGATTTTCGATCTTCTCTGGAGCGAGCACTGTTCCTACAAGTCGAGCCGGAACGCGCTGAAGACGCTCCCCGTCGAGGGGCCCACGGTGCTCCTCGGTCCGGGCGAAGACGCGGGAATCCTCCGGTTCACGGAGTGGGAAGGGCGGCGCTACGGGATCGTGGTGGCCCATGAGAGCCACAACCACCCCTCCCAGGTGGTGCCGATGGAGGGGGCGGCGACGGGGATCGGGGGCGTGGTGCGGGACGTGATCTGCATGGGCGCCGAGGTGATCGGCGTGCTCGACCCGCTCCGTTTCGGCGATCCGGAGGGACGCCATTCCCACAGGAGCCGGGACATCGCCCGCGGCGTGGTGAAAGGGATCGCGGGATACGCCAATCCGCTCGGCGTGCCGAACCTGGGGGGCGATCTCTGCTTCGACGCCTGTTACGACGACAACTGTCTGGTCAACGTGGTCGCCGTGGGTCTCGTCGAGGAGGACCGGGTGCTGCCGAGCGCCGTTCCCGCCGCGGGAAGGAAGGGGGACTATCGATTCGTGCTCGTCGGCAAGCCGACCGACGGAAGCGGGTACGGCGGCGCCACACTCGCCTCGGCGGTCCTGGAGGAGGAGCCCGGCGAGGAGCAGAAGGGGGCGGTGCAGGTACCGGATCCTTTCCTGAAACGTGTGCTGAACGTCGCCCTCGGCGATCTCTTTCGGCGCGCCGCGGAGCGCGGAATCGCTTTAGGATGCAAGGATCTGGGGGCGGGCGGTCTCAGCTGCGTCGCCTCGGAAATGGCGGACAAGAGCGGGATGGGGGTGGAGATCGATCTGGACCGTCTTCCCCTCGCCGAGCCGGTGCCGGATTATGTGGCGGCGGTGGCGGAGACGCAGGAGCGCTACGGCCTCGCCGTCCCCGCCGGTTTCGTGGAGGAGACGCTCCGTCTCTTCAACGAGGAGTACGAGCTCCCGTCGATCTACCGCGGCGCGCGGGCGGCCGAGATCGGAAGGTTCACTGCTGAACGAGCCATGCGGATCCTCCGCGGCGAGAAGACGGTCTGCGACGCGCCGGTGGAGTCGATCACCTGCCCGGTCCTCCTCGACCGGGAGGCGCGCCCCGCGCCGGCGCCGCCGGAGGGTGTTTTCTCCTGGGACGGCGACGCGGCGGAGGCGCTCCTCGCAATGCTCGCCTCGCCGAACGGCGGCTCCGCCGAGCCCCTCTTCCGCTCCTACGACACGGAGGTGCAGGGGAGGGCGGTGATTCGCCCCGGCGAGGCGGACGCGTCGGTGATCCTCCCGATCCCCGGATGCCCCGTCGGGCTCGCCGCGACGGTGGACGGCAATCCGTGGTACGGCCGGCTCGACCCGCGCGCCGCCGGGGCGCTCGCGGTGGCCGAGGGGGCGCGCAATCTCGCCGCGGTCGGCGCCCGCCCTCTCGGCATGACCGACTGCCTCAACTACGGCAACCCCGAGGACCCCGAGGTGTACCACCAGTTCCTCGAGGGGGTGCGGGGGATCCGGGAGGGGGCGGAGGGGATCGGCCTCGCCGAGGATCCCGCCTCCCCCATCCCGATCGTGAGCGGGAACGTCAGCTTCTACAACGAATCGTCCCGGGGGAACGCGGTCGCGCCTTCGCCGATTCTCTGCATTCTCGGGATCGTGCATGACGCATCCCGGGCGGTGACGATGGGGCTGAAGCGCGGGGAGAGCCGCCTGATTCTCTTCGGTGAACGGTACGACGACCTCGGCGGCTCCCTTTTCGCGCGGGTCGTCGCCGGGAGCCTCGGCGGGCGCCCGCCCCTCTTCCGTTCGGACGAGGAGCGGCCGGCGATTCACTTGATGAGCGCCCTCGCCGGCGAGGGGAGGATCCGGGCGGCCCACGACATCGGCCAGGGCGGGTTTCTGGTCGCCCTCGCCGAGATGCTCTCCGCCGCGCGGGATTCCGAGATCGGCGCGCGGATCGACGCGGACCTCTTCGGGAGTGAAGTTTCTCTCGCGGCGCGTCTCTTCGGCGAGTCCGCCGGCTTCCTCCTCGAGGTCGACGCCGCCGAGGCGCCGGCGATCCTTGAGCGGGCGACGCGCGCCGGGATCCCCGCCTTCGGCATCGGCGGGACCGACCGGAGCGGACGGCTCCGGGTGGACCGGGCGGGGGCGGCGGCGGTGGATCTCCGGGCCGGGCGGATCCGCGAAACCCGTCGGGAGGCGCTCGCCTCCCTCTTCCCGGGGGTGTGA
- the mreC gene encoding rod shape-determining protein MreC gives MRLRPRHSVWVLSTLVVLLGLLAVGQRSAVAPIRDAADRALSPLERGTSYLRSFGALKEKNEELRFLATQLAVENFYLKDYRFENHRLRRLLGFLEETRFRLLPVRVVARTGGRAADTWKINKGTRDGIRADMGVVNHRGLVGRIERAEESSASIRTLRNEDLRVSAVDQRSRVVGIFAYRFLGGFRLLDVPASADLKEGDRIVTSGLGGVFPPRIPLGTVKKVERKRGRVFQDVEVEPVVDFSLLEEVYVVLRGEQEGEAPDLIDALPEMRESGAPADEGAVPPSPSRADAREADAAEGGRR, from the coding sequence ATGCGCCTCCGCCCTCGTCATTCCGTTTGGGTCCTCTCGACCCTCGTGGTCCTGCTCGGGCTGCTCGCCGTCGGCCAGCGCTCGGCGGTCGCGCCGATCCGCGATGCCGCGGACCGCGCCCTGTCGCCGCTCGAGAGGGGCACTTCCTATCTCCGCTCTTTCGGGGCGCTGAAGGAGAAGAACGAGGAGCTTCGCTTTCTCGCCACCCAGCTCGCGGTCGAAAATTTCTATCTTAAAGACTACCGTTTCGAAAACCATCGGCTCCGCCGGCTGCTCGGCTTTCTGGAGGAGACGCGGTTCCGCCTGCTCCCGGTGCGCGTGGTGGCCCGGACCGGCGGTCGCGCGGCGGACACCTGGAAGATCAACAAGGGGACGCGGGACGGGATCCGGGCGGACATGGGCGTGGTGAACCACCGCGGCCTGGTGGGACGGATCGAAAGGGCGGAGGAGTCCTCCGCGTCGATCCGAACGCTTCGGAATGAGGACCTTCGCGTGAGCGCGGTGGACCAGAGGAGCCGCGTGGTGGGGATCTTCGCCTACCGTTTTCTCGGCGGATTCCGCCTCCTCGACGTGCCCGCCTCGGCGGATCTCAAGGAAGGGGATCGGATCGTCACCTCCGGACTGGGGGGCGTCTTCCCGCCGCGGATTCCGCTCGGCACGGTGAAGAAGGTGGAGCGGAAGAGAGGGCGCGTGTTTCAGGATGTGGAGGTGGAGCCGGTCGTCGACTTCTCTCTTCTCGAAGAGGTTTACGTGGTGCTTCGCGGCGAGCAGGAGGGGGAGGCGCCCGACTTGATCGATGCGCTTCCGGAGATGCGGGAAAGCGGCGCGCCGGCGGACGAGGGAGCGGTACCGCCGTCCCCCTCGCGGGCGGATGCGCGGGAGGCGGACGCCGCGGAAGGGGGGCGGCGTTGA
- the purQ gene encoding phosphoribosylformylglycinamidine synthase I, translated as MRRVRVAVVQFPGVNCEFETARALRGLNVDAEILRWNRTEDLTDRYAGFVLPGGFSYQDRVRGGVIASREPVLERLAGAAARGLPILGICNGAQILVEAGLVPGTNVDRIEAALAPNRMPGRTGYHCDWIFLTHAGGRSFLSRELKEGETIPLPIAHGEGRFVSEDADFFGRLRAAGQIPLLYATPEGEPTGEFPFCPNGSAVGAAAVCNPAGNVVAMMPHPERAAWLHQVPSHLPSVWVGEKEDLPARGPEALFTPGPGLRVLAAFAAAAREVVT; from the coding sequence GTGAGGAGAGTCCGGGTCGCCGTCGTCCAGTTCCCCGGCGTCAACTGTGAATTCGAAACGGCCCGCGCCCTGCGCGGCCTGAACGTGGACGCGGAGATTCTTCGATGGAATCGAACCGAAGACCTTACCGATCGCTACGCCGGATTCGTCTTGCCCGGCGGGTTCTCTTATCAGGACCGGGTGCGTGGGGGGGTGATCGCTTCCCGGGAGCCGGTCCTGGAACGTCTCGCCGGAGCGGCGGCGCGCGGACTGCCGATTCTGGGGATCTGCAACGGGGCGCAGATCCTGGTGGAAGCGGGCCTGGTCCCGGGGACGAACGTGGACCGGATTGAGGCGGCGCTCGCGCCGAACCGGATGCCCGGCCGCACCGGCTACCACTGCGACTGGATATTCCTGACCCATGCCGGCGGCCGTTCCTTCCTCTCCCGGGAACTGAAGGAAGGAGAGACGATCCCCCTCCCGATCGCCCACGGGGAGGGAAGGTTTGTGTCTGAAGATGCGGATTTCTTCGGGCGACTCCGCGCGGCGGGACAGATTCCGCTTCTCTATGCCACGCCGGAGGGAGAGCCTACGGGGGAGTTCCCCTTCTGTCCGAACGGATCGGCCGTCGGCGCGGCGGCGGTCTGCAACCCGGCGGGGAACGTGGTCGCCATGATGCCCCATCCGGAACGGGCTGCCTGGCTGCATCAGGTTCCCTCGCATCTCCCCTCCGTCTGGGTGGGGGAGAAGGAAGATCTGCCGGCCAGAGGGCCGGAGGCGCTTTTCACGCCCGGTCCCGGGCTGCGCGTGCTGGCCGCTTTCGCCGCGGCGGCGCGGGAGGTGGTGACGTGA
- a CDS encoding HD domain-containing protein, translating to MKGPVLSTILAVESIGEVADWLRDRGASLGLDVEVRGDLGEARERLGTGPRYLAGYFGREVEQIPRDSGGKGTAVIPFTQLWGSPEDRIRRWDLFLRGVRRRVAPFGDNIDSLGRWVDARFEEDLHARHRELIERLGPVFSDLERRDPTVPDHSFRVGIYAARIGESLGLPPLQIRLLQLGGWVHDVGKIRIRTRTLRKRGALDPDEKRSMRFHPVWGSEMVEEQPVEREVFWMVRHHHERYDGDGYPEFLRGENIPILARVLAVADSYDAITSDRPYRCASDHRAAVREILSSAGGQFDPAVVQSFLTARLDRVPFRSTSAA from the coding sequence GTGAAAGGGCCCGTTTTGTCGACGATTCTGGCGGTCGAGTCGATCGGGGAAGTGGCGGACTGGTTGCGCGACCGCGGTGCGAGCCTGGGGCTCGACGTGGAAGTCCGCGGCGATTTGGGAGAGGCGAGGGAACGTCTCGGCACGGGTCCCCGCTATCTCGCCGGATACTTCGGAAGAGAAGTGGAACAGATTCCTCGCGACTCCGGCGGGAAAGGCACGGCGGTGATCCCCTTTACCCAGCTCTGGGGATCGCCGGAGGACCGGATTCGCCGATGGGATCTTTTCCTGCGCGGCGTCCGACGCCGGGTCGCCCCTTTCGGCGACAACATCGACTCCCTCGGCCGTTGGGTGGACGCCCGCTTCGAGGAGGATCTGCACGCCCGCCATCGCGAACTGATCGAAAGACTCGGCCCGGTCTTCTCCGATCTGGAGCGCCGCGACCCGACCGTGCCGGACCACTCTTTCCGAGTCGGCATTTACGCCGCGCGGATCGGCGAATCCCTCGGTCTACCCCCGCTTCAGATCCGCCTGCTCCAGTTGGGCGGATGGGTCCATGACGTGGGGAAGATCCGCATCCGCACCCGAACTCTCCGCAAGAGAGGCGCTCTCGATCCCGATGAAAAACGGTCGATGCGTTTCCATCCGGTCTGGGGATCGGAGATGGTCGAGGAACAGCCGGTGGAACGCGAGGTCTTTTGGATGGTCCGGCATCATCACGAGCGCTACGACGGCGATGGGTACCCCGAGTTTCTCCGGGGGGAGAATATCCCGATCCTGGCGCGGGTGCTCGCCGTCGCGGACAGTTACGACGCGATCACCAGCGACCGCCCCTACAGGTGTGCGTCGGACCACCGCGCCGCGGTGCGCGAAATCCTCTCCTCCGCCGGCGGTCAGTTCGACCCGGCGGTGGTTCAGAGCTTCCTGACCGCCCGCCTCGACCGGGTCCCCTTCCGCTCCACCTCCGCCGCCTGA
- the radC gene encoding DNA repair protein RadC, with product MGTPRTLSGLPASERPRERLIAKGTGALADRELIAILLGSGSRGRSSLDVAAELLGRLGNVRGLAVCSAAQLLELAGVGPGKAARLLAAVELGRRVVRYQGEEPYPIRAPGDVARLLMDDMRSLDREEFRVLLLDAKNRVIGVELVSVGTLTASLIHPREGLKAAVVRSAASIILVHNHPTGVPEPSREDIEMTERFAEAGRVVGIEVLDHVIIGDGRYQSLREMGYL from the coding sequence ATGGGAACACCGCGCACACTCTCCGGGCTGCCCGCGTCGGAGCGGCCGAGGGAGAGATTGATCGCCAAAGGGACCGGGGCGCTGGCCGACCGGGAACTGATCGCGATTCTGCTCGGGTCCGGAAGCCGGGGGAGGAGTTCGCTGGATGTGGCGGCGGAGCTTCTGGGCCGGCTCGGCAATGTGCGGGGACTCGCCGTCTGCTCGGCGGCGCAGCTCCTGGAGCTTGCCGGAGTAGGTCCCGGCAAGGCGGCCCGGTTGCTCGCGGCGGTGGAGCTGGGGCGGCGGGTGGTCCGCTATCAGGGCGAGGAACCCTACCCGATCCGGGCCCCCGGAGACGTGGCCCGGCTCCTCATGGACGATATGCGGAGCCTGGACCGGGAGGAATTCCGGGTCCTCCTCCTGGACGCGAAGAACCGTGTGATCGGCGTCGAGCTGGTATCGGTCGGCACGCTGACCGCCTCGCTGATTCATCCGCGCGAGGGACTCAAGGCGGCGGTGGTTCGAAGCGCCGCTTCCATCATCCTCGTGCATAACCACCCGACGGGGGTGCCCGAGCCGAGCCGGGAGGACATCGAGATGACGGAACGTTTCGCCGAGGCGGGGCGCGTGGTCGGCATCGAGGTCCTCGATCACGTCATCATCGGAGACGGCAGGTATCAGAGCCTGCGGGAGATGGGTTACCTGTAA
- a CDS encoding rod shape-determining protein translates to MFLDSLLGYFTNDISIDLGTANTLIYVKGRGIVLNEPSVAALDRATGKIIAVGAEAKSMLGRTPDEIVAIRPMKDGVIADFETTEALLRELINKVQKRRLFIRPRIMVCVPSGITEVEKRAVRDSAAAAGAREVYMVAEPIAAAIGVGLPITKPAGNMVIDIGGGTTEIAVIALSGIVTSTSIRTAGDKMDEAIIQFVKRSYNLLIGEQTAERVKIRIGSAYDVGGEEGMEIKGRDLVSGVPKTLFIKSAEVREALQEPITAIVEGVKLSLENTPPELAADIVDRGIVITGGGALLRGLDILLREETNLPINLVEDPLTAVVLGTGKILDEPENYEKVLMK, encoded by the coding sequence ATGTTCCTCGATTCCCTGTTGGGCTACTTCACCAACGACATCTCCATCGATCTCGGCACCGCCAACACGCTGATTTACGTGAAGGGGCGGGGGATCGTGCTGAACGAACCCTCCGTGGCGGCGCTGGACCGGGCGACGGGCAAGATCATCGCCGTCGGGGCCGAGGCGAAGAGCATGCTCGGCCGCACCCCCGACGAGATCGTCGCGATCCGCCCGATGAAGGACGGCGTGATCGCCGACTTCGAGACCACCGAGGCGCTCCTCAGGGAGCTGATCAACAAGGTCCAGAAACGAAGACTCTTCATCCGGCCGCGGATCATGGTCTGCGTTCCCTCGGGGATCACCGAGGTGGAGAAGAGAGCGGTGCGCGACTCCGCCGCCGCCGCCGGCGCCCGGGAGGTCTACATGGTGGCGGAGCCGATCGCCGCGGCGATCGGCGTGGGGTTGCCGATCACCAAGCCGGCGGGGAACATGGTCATCGACATCGGCGGAGGGACGACGGAGATCGCCGTAATCGCTCTGTCGGGGATCGTCACGTCCACCTCCATCCGGACCGCCGGCGACAAGATGGACGAAGCGATCATTCAGTTCGTGAAGCGCTCCTACAACCTCCTCATCGGCGAGCAGACCGCCGAACGGGTGAAGATACGGATCGGGTCCGCCTACGACGTGGGAGGGGAAGAGGGGATGGAGATCAAGGGACGGGACCTCGTGTCCGGCGTGCCGAAAACGCTCTTCATCAAGTCGGCGGAGGTTCGCGAGGCGCTCCAGGAGCCGATCACCGCTATCGTGGAGGGGGTGAAACTCTCGCTGGAGAACACCCCTCCCGAGTTGGCGGCGGACATCGTGGACAGGGGAATCGTGATCACCGGCGGCGGCGCGCTGCTCCGCGGCCTGGACATCCTTCTCCGGGAGGAGACCAATCTCCCCATCAACCTGGTGGAAGACCCTCTCACCGCCGTCGTCCTCGGCACCGGTAAAATTCTCGACGAACCGGAGAACTACGAAAAAGTTCTCATGAAGTAA
- the mrdA gene encoding penicillin-binding protein 2, with the protein MIERMDPGSRIKSAALGLILGLGFAVLLGRLFQMQVIGTEEYRTRAEENRIRPERITALRGSIFDRSGAVLADNRPSFSVSVIPYQVRRDRRVLEELSRLTGAPQALLQERLQEGFARPYEPWPVLRDVDIAVVSRVEEHRHLLSGVLIESEPVRRYPHGELAAHVLGYLGEVSAEELQGGRRSVYGAGGRIGRNGVERIFDDRLRGRDGVRYVQEDAHGRPLGVVRENEPTPGEDLLLSLDADLQARAESLLSAGGSGAIVALDPRSGDVLVLASRPGYDPNLFAVAIPPEVWDSLSGDPSHPLLNRAIQSTYPPGSTFKPITAMEGLLEGIVEPETRLLPCFGSYRFGRRVFHCWREEGHGSLPLRLAIERSCDVYFYQIGAEMDLDHFSEIAARYGFGRRTGIALPGEREGLLPTTDYMNKRYGRSGWGPGFLLNHSIGQGEILVTPLQIACFYASLGTGRSVSPRLLLQSEDVNGVATAFPPEPGESIDIAERVLRPVLDGIALAVEGEHSTGGAARVPGMRVSGKTGTAENPHGEDHAWFAAWAPSDAPRIVVAVIVENAGHGGDVAAPLVGELLRYFFSREGV; encoded by the coding sequence GTGATCGAGCGGATGGACCCAGGCTCCCGGATCAAATCGGCGGCCCTCGGGCTCATCCTGGGGCTCGGCTTCGCCGTTCTTCTCGGCCGTCTTTTCCAGATGCAGGTGATCGGAACGGAAGAATACCGTACCCGGGCGGAAGAGAACCGGATCCGGCCCGAGAGGATCACCGCGCTCCGGGGGTCGATCTTCGACAGGAGCGGCGCGGTGCTCGCCGACAACCGGCCCTCCTTCTCCGTCTCCGTCATCCCCTACCAGGTGCGGCGGGACCGCCGAGTCCTCGAGGAACTCTCCCGGCTGACCGGCGCGCCGCAGGCGCTTCTCCAGGAGCGACTACAGGAAGGTTTCGCGCGTCCCTACGAGCCGTGGCCGGTGCTCCGGGACGTGGACATCGCCGTCGTCTCGCGCGTGGAGGAGCACCGGCATCTTCTCTCCGGCGTGCTGATCGAGAGCGAACCCGTCAGACGCTACCCCCACGGCGAGTTGGCGGCGCACGTGCTCGGCTATCTGGGCGAGGTGTCGGCCGAGGAACTGCAGGGAGGGAGGAGAAGCGTGTACGGCGCCGGCGGGCGGATCGGCCGAAACGGCGTGGAGAGGATCTTCGACGATCGGCTCCGCGGGAGGGACGGCGTCCGCTACGTGCAGGAGGACGCTCACGGGCGTCCGCTCGGCGTGGTGCGTGAAAACGAACCGACCCCCGGCGAGGATCTGCTTCTCTCGTTGGACGCGGACCTGCAGGCGCGAGCGGAGTCTCTCCTCTCCGCGGGCGGATCGGGGGCGATCGTGGCGCTTGATCCGCGAAGCGGCGACGTGCTCGTCCTCGCCTCCCGCCCCGGCTATGATCCCAATCTCTTCGCCGTCGCCATCCCGCCGGAGGTGTGGGACAGCCTCTCCGGCGATCCCTCTCACCCGCTGCTGAACCGCGCCATCCAATCCACCTATCCGCCCGGATCCACCTTCAAGCCGATCACCGCGATGGAGGGATTGCTCGAGGGGATCGTCGAACCGGAAACGCGCCTGCTCCCCTGCTTCGGGAGCTACCGTTTCGGACGGCGGGTGTTCCATTGTTGGCGGGAGGAAGGGCACGGATCGCTCCCGCTCCGCTTGGCGATCGAGCGGTCCTGCGACGTCTACTTCTACCAGATCGGCGCGGAGATGGACCTCGACCATTTTTCCGAGATCGCAGCCCGCTACGGATTCGGGCGGCGCACCGGAATCGCGCTGCCGGGCGAGCGGGAAGGGCTTCTGCCGACGACGGACTACATGAACAAGCGTTACGGGCGTTCCGGCTGGGGCCCCGGTTTTCTGCTGAACCACTCGATCGGGCAAGGGGAGATCCTGGTGACGCCCCTGCAGATCGCCTGTTTCTACGCCTCCCTCGGCACCGGCCGGTCGGTAAGTCCCCGCCTGCTCCTTCAGTCGGAGGACGTGAACGGGGTGGCCACCGCCTTTCCGCCGGAACCGGGGGAGTCGATCGACATCGCCGAGCGGGTTCTCCGCCCGGTCCTGGATGGGATCGCCTTGGCGGTGGAGGGGGAACACTCCACGGGGGGGGCGGCGCGCGTTCCGGGGATGCGCGTGTCGGGGAAGACGGGGACAGCCGAGAATCCTCACGGCGAAGATCACGCCTGGTTCGCCGCGTGGGCGCCGAGCGACGCGCCGCGGATCGTGGTGGCGGTGATCGTGGAAAACGCCGGACACGGCGGCGATGTGGCGGCGCCGTTGGTGGGCGAGCTGCTCCGTTACTTTTTCTCTCGGGAAGGGGTGTAA